In Macrotis lagotis isolate mMagLag1 chromosome 8, bilby.v1.9.chrom.fasta, whole genome shotgun sequence, a single genomic region encodes these proteins:
- the ACTR8 gene encoding actin-related protein 8 isoform X3, which produces MTQAEKGDPENGKEKGGEKEKEQRGVKRPIVPALVPESLQEQIQSNFIVVIHPGSTTLRMGRATDTLPVSVPHLIARRRRQPGPAAPRDSWLLRDGLNKPESTEQRQNGLKMVDQAIWSKKMSNGARRIPVSPEQARSYNKQMRPAILDHCSGNKWTSTSHHPEYLVGEEALYVNPLDCYNIHWPIRRGQLNIHPGPGGSLTAILADLEAIWSHVIQKYLEIPLKDLKYYRCILLIPDIYNKQHVKEVVNMTLMKMGFSGIVVHQESVCATFGSGLGSACIVDVGDQKTSVCCVEDGVSHRNTRLCLAYGGSDVSRCFYWLMQRAGFPYRDCQLTNKMDCLLLQHLKETFCHLDQDISGLQDHEFQIRHPDSPALLYQFRLGDEKLQAPMALFYPATFGIVGQKMTTLPQRSQGDPEDPHDEHYLLATQSKQEQSSKATADRKSMAKPGGFDSDLRAQSSDMPDRLHAQEVELGPSQSDCLMGGNESEEAPTALMSRKTAVSQFEGKALGLDKAILHSIDCCAQRQQA; this is translated from the exons ATGACCCAGGCGGAGAAGGGGGACCCCGAGAACGGGAAGGAGAAGGGCGGCGAGAAGGAGAAGGAGCAGCGCGGCGTCAAGCGGCCCATCGTGCCCGCGCTGGTCCCCGAGTCCCTGCAGGAG CAGATCCAGAGCAACTTCATCGTGGTGATCCACCCCGGCTCCACCACGCTGAGGATGGGCCGCGCCACGGACACGCTGCCCGTCAGCGTCCCGCACCTGATCGCGCGGCGGCGCCGGCAGCCGGGCCCGGCCGCCCCCCGGGACAGCTGGCTGCTGAGGGACGGCCTCAAC AAGCCTGAAAGTACCGAACAGAGACAAAACGGCCTTAAAATGGTGGACCAAGCCATCTGGTCCAAAAAGATGTCAAACGGTGCAAGAAGAATCCCAGTGTCCCCGGAGCAG GCTCGATCCTACAATAAGCAGATGCGGCCAGCAATTCTAGATCACTGCTCCGGAAATAAGTGGACAAGCACATCTCATCACCCCGAGTATTTAGTAGGAGAAGAG GCTTTATATGTTAATCCATTAGATTGTTACAATATTCACTGGCCTATCCGCAGAGGTCAGTTAAATATTCACCCTGGACCTGGGGGCTCCCTTACTGCCATCCTGGCAGATCTCGAAGCAATATGGTCACAtgtaatacaaaaatatttggaaatcccCTTGAAAGACCTCAAG TATTATAGGTGCATCTTGTTAATCCCTGATATTTACAACAAACAGCATGTGAAGGAAGTGGTGAATATGACCCTCATGAAGATGGGTTTCTCAG GCATCGTGGTCCATCAAGAGTCCGTGTGTGCCACTTTTGGGAGTGGTTTGGGCAGTGCCTGCATTGTAGATGTTGGGGACCAGAAGACCAGTGTGTGCTGTGTGGAAGATGGAGTTTCCCATCGGAATACTCG GCTTTGTCTTGCCTATGGGGGATCTGATGTCTCACGGTGTTTTTACTGGCTCATGCAGCGAGCAGGGTTCCCCTATAGAGACTGCCAGTTAACGAATAAGATGGACTGCCTCCTCCTGCAGCACCTCAAAGAAACCTTTTGTCATCTGGACCAG GACATCTCGGGCCTCCAAGACCACGAGTTTCAGATTCGACACCCAGACTCCCCAGCTCTGCTTTACCAGTTTCGACTCGGGGATGAGAAGCTACAG GCGCCGATGGCTCTGTTCTACCCAGCGACCTTTGGCATCGTCGGTCAGAAAATGACAACACTGCCCCAGAGATCACAGGGTGACCCTGAGGACCCTCATGATGAGCATTACCTGTTAGCCACACAGAGCAAGCAGGAACAG TCCTCCAAAGCAACTGCCGACCGCAAGTCCATGGCCAAACCTGGTGGCTTCGACAGCGACCTGCGGGCTCAGTCTTCAGACATGCCAGACAGGCTCCATGCCCAGGAAGTGGAGCTGGGGCCATCACAGAGCGACTGTTTGATGGGGGGCAATGAGTCTGAGGAAGCGCCCACGGCCCTGATGTCCAGGAAAACTGCTGTCTCCCAGTTTGAAGGGAAAGCCCTGGGGCTGGACAAGGCCATTCTCCACAGCATCGACTGCTGCG CCCAGCGCCAGCAGGCCTGA
- the SELENOK gene encoding selenoprotein K — protein MVYISNGQVLDSRNRSLWSLSFITDLFWGIADFVIMFFKSLLQQDVKRRGYVGSSDSRYDDGRGPPGNPRRKMGRINHMKGPSPPPMAGGUGR, from the exons ATGGTTTACATCTCGAACG GACAAGTTTTAGACAGCCGGAATCGGTCACTATGGAGTTTATCATTCATAACAGATCTCTTTTGGGGAATCGCAGACTTTGTGATTATGTT TTTCAAGAGCCTTCTTCAGCAAGATGTGAAAAGAAGAGGCTACGTTGGTTCATCTGATTCCCGGTATGATGATGGAAGAGG GCCTCCTGGAAATCCTCGAAGAAAGATGGGCCGGATAAATCACATGAAAGGCCCCAGTCCTCCTCCAATGGCCGGTGGATGAGGCAGGTAA
- the ACTR8 gene encoding actin-related protein 8 isoform X2: MTQAEKGDPENGKEKGGEKEKEQRGVKRPIVPALVPESLQEIQSNFIVVIHPGSTTLRMGRATDTLPVSVPHLIARRRRQPGPAAPRDSWLLRDGLNKPESTEQRQNGLKMVDQAIWSKKMSNGARRIPVSPEQARSYNKQMRPAILDHCSGNKWTSTSHHPEYLVGEEALYVNPLDCYNIHWPIRRGQLNIHPGPGGSLTAILADLEAIWSHVIQKYLEIPLKDLKYYRCILLIPDIYNKQHVKEVVNMTLMKMGFSGIVVHQESVCATFGSGLGSACIVDVGDQKTSVCCVEDGVSHRNTRLCLAYGGSDVSRCFYWLMQRAGFPYRDCQLTNKMDCLLLQHLKETFCHLDQDISGLQDHEFQIRHPDSPALLYQFRLGDEKLQAPMALFYPATFGIVGQKMTTLPQRSQGDPEDPHDEHYLLATQSKQEQSSKATADRKSMAKPGGFDSDLRAQSSDMPDRLHAQEVELGPSQSDCLMGGNESEEAPTALMSRKTAVSQFEGKALGLDKAILHSIDCCASDDTKKKMYSSILVVGGGLMFHKAQEFLQHRILNKMPPSFRRVVENVDVITRPKDMDPRLIAWKGGAVLACLDTTQELWIYQREWQRFGVRMLRERAAFVW, from the exons ATGACCCAGGCGGAGAAGGGGGACCCCGAGAACGGGAAGGAGAAGGGCGGCGAGAAGGAGAAGGAGCAGCGCGGCGTCAAGCGGCCCATCGTGCCCGCGCTGGTCCCCGAGTCCCTGCAGGAG ATCCAGAGCAACTTCATCGTGGTGATCCACCCCGGCTCCACCACGCTGAGGATGGGCCGCGCCACGGACACGCTGCCCGTCAGCGTCCCGCACCTGATCGCGCGGCGGCGCCGGCAGCCGGGCCCGGCCGCCCCCCGGGACAGCTGGCTGCTGAGGGACGGCCTCAAC AAGCCTGAAAGTACCGAACAGAGACAAAACGGCCTTAAAATGGTGGACCAAGCCATCTGGTCCAAAAAGATGTCAAACGGTGCAAGAAGAATCCCAGTGTCCCCGGAGCAG GCTCGATCCTACAATAAGCAGATGCGGCCAGCAATTCTAGATCACTGCTCCGGAAATAAGTGGACAAGCACATCTCATCACCCCGAGTATTTAGTAGGAGAAGAG GCTTTATATGTTAATCCATTAGATTGTTACAATATTCACTGGCCTATCCGCAGAGGTCAGTTAAATATTCACCCTGGACCTGGGGGCTCCCTTACTGCCATCCTGGCAGATCTCGAAGCAATATGGTCACAtgtaatacaaaaatatttggaaatcccCTTGAAAGACCTCAAG TATTATAGGTGCATCTTGTTAATCCCTGATATTTACAACAAACAGCATGTGAAGGAAGTGGTGAATATGACCCTCATGAAGATGGGTTTCTCAG GCATCGTGGTCCATCAAGAGTCCGTGTGTGCCACTTTTGGGAGTGGTTTGGGCAGTGCCTGCATTGTAGATGTTGGGGACCAGAAGACCAGTGTGTGCTGTGTGGAAGATGGAGTTTCCCATCGGAATACTCG GCTTTGTCTTGCCTATGGGGGATCTGATGTCTCACGGTGTTTTTACTGGCTCATGCAGCGAGCAGGGTTCCCCTATAGAGACTGCCAGTTAACGAATAAGATGGACTGCCTCCTCCTGCAGCACCTCAAAGAAACCTTTTGTCATCTGGACCAG GACATCTCGGGCCTCCAAGACCACGAGTTTCAGATTCGACACCCAGACTCCCCAGCTCTGCTTTACCAGTTTCGACTCGGGGATGAGAAGCTACAG GCGCCGATGGCTCTGTTCTACCCAGCGACCTTTGGCATCGTCGGTCAGAAAATGACAACACTGCCCCAGAGATCACAGGGTGACCCTGAGGACCCTCATGATGAGCATTACCTGTTAGCCACACAGAGCAAGCAGGAACAG TCCTCCAAAGCAACTGCCGACCGCAAGTCCATGGCCAAACCTGGTGGCTTCGACAGCGACCTGCGGGCTCAGTCTTCAGACATGCCAGACAGGCTCCATGCCCAGGAAGTGGAGCTGGGGCCATCACAGAGCGACTGTTTGATGGGGGGCAATGAGTCTGAGGAAGCGCCCACGGCCCTGATGTCCAGGAAAACTGCTGTCTCCCAGTTTGAAGGGAAAGCCCTGGGGCTGGACAAGGCCATTCTCCACAGCATCGACTGCTGCG CCTCAGACGACACGAAAAAAAAGATGTACAGCTCCATCCTGGTGGTGGGTGGCGGCCTGATGTTCCACAAAGCCCAGGAATTCCTGCAGCACCGAATCCTCAACAAAATGCCCCCTTCCTTCAGAAGAGTTGTGGAAAACGTTGACGTCATCACGAGGCCGAAG GACATGGATCCGCGCCTGATTGCATGGAAGGGCGgggccgtgctggcctgtctggaCACCACCCAGGAGCTGTGGATCTACCAGCGGGAATGGCAGCGCTTCGGAGTCCGCATGCTGCGCGAGCGAGCGGCCTTTGTGTGGTGA
- the ACTR8 gene encoding actin-related protein 8 isoform X1, with product MTQAEKGDPENGKEKGGEKEKEQRGVKRPIVPALVPESLQEQIQSNFIVVIHPGSTTLRMGRATDTLPVSVPHLIARRRRQPGPAAPRDSWLLRDGLNKPESTEQRQNGLKMVDQAIWSKKMSNGARRIPVSPEQARSYNKQMRPAILDHCSGNKWTSTSHHPEYLVGEEALYVNPLDCYNIHWPIRRGQLNIHPGPGGSLTAILADLEAIWSHVIQKYLEIPLKDLKYYRCILLIPDIYNKQHVKEVVNMTLMKMGFSGIVVHQESVCATFGSGLGSACIVDVGDQKTSVCCVEDGVSHRNTRLCLAYGGSDVSRCFYWLMQRAGFPYRDCQLTNKMDCLLLQHLKETFCHLDQDISGLQDHEFQIRHPDSPALLYQFRLGDEKLQAPMALFYPATFGIVGQKMTTLPQRSQGDPEDPHDEHYLLATQSKQEQSSKATADRKSMAKPGGFDSDLRAQSSDMPDRLHAQEVELGPSQSDCLMGGNESEEAPTALMSRKTAVSQFEGKALGLDKAILHSIDCCASDDTKKKMYSSILVVGGGLMFHKAQEFLQHRILNKMPPSFRRVVENVDVITRPKDMDPRLIAWKGGAVLACLDTTQELWIYQREWQRFGVRMLRERAAFVW from the exons ATGACCCAGGCGGAGAAGGGGGACCCCGAGAACGGGAAGGAGAAGGGCGGCGAGAAGGAGAAGGAGCAGCGCGGCGTCAAGCGGCCCATCGTGCCCGCGCTGGTCCCCGAGTCCCTGCAGGAG CAGATCCAGAGCAACTTCATCGTGGTGATCCACCCCGGCTCCACCACGCTGAGGATGGGCCGCGCCACGGACACGCTGCCCGTCAGCGTCCCGCACCTGATCGCGCGGCGGCGCCGGCAGCCGGGCCCGGCCGCCCCCCGGGACAGCTGGCTGCTGAGGGACGGCCTCAAC AAGCCTGAAAGTACCGAACAGAGACAAAACGGCCTTAAAATGGTGGACCAAGCCATCTGGTCCAAAAAGATGTCAAACGGTGCAAGAAGAATCCCAGTGTCCCCGGAGCAG GCTCGATCCTACAATAAGCAGATGCGGCCAGCAATTCTAGATCACTGCTCCGGAAATAAGTGGACAAGCACATCTCATCACCCCGAGTATTTAGTAGGAGAAGAG GCTTTATATGTTAATCCATTAGATTGTTACAATATTCACTGGCCTATCCGCAGAGGTCAGTTAAATATTCACCCTGGACCTGGGGGCTCCCTTACTGCCATCCTGGCAGATCTCGAAGCAATATGGTCACAtgtaatacaaaaatatttggaaatcccCTTGAAAGACCTCAAG TATTATAGGTGCATCTTGTTAATCCCTGATATTTACAACAAACAGCATGTGAAGGAAGTGGTGAATATGACCCTCATGAAGATGGGTTTCTCAG GCATCGTGGTCCATCAAGAGTCCGTGTGTGCCACTTTTGGGAGTGGTTTGGGCAGTGCCTGCATTGTAGATGTTGGGGACCAGAAGACCAGTGTGTGCTGTGTGGAAGATGGAGTTTCCCATCGGAATACTCG GCTTTGTCTTGCCTATGGGGGATCTGATGTCTCACGGTGTTTTTACTGGCTCATGCAGCGAGCAGGGTTCCCCTATAGAGACTGCCAGTTAACGAATAAGATGGACTGCCTCCTCCTGCAGCACCTCAAAGAAACCTTTTGTCATCTGGACCAG GACATCTCGGGCCTCCAAGACCACGAGTTTCAGATTCGACACCCAGACTCCCCAGCTCTGCTTTACCAGTTTCGACTCGGGGATGAGAAGCTACAG GCGCCGATGGCTCTGTTCTACCCAGCGACCTTTGGCATCGTCGGTCAGAAAATGACAACACTGCCCCAGAGATCACAGGGTGACCCTGAGGACCCTCATGATGAGCATTACCTGTTAGCCACACAGAGCAAGCAGGAACAG TCCTCCAAAGCAACTGCCGACCGCAAGTCCATGGCCAAACCTGGTGGCTTCGACAGCGACCTGCGGGCTCAGTCTTCAGACATGCCAGACAGGCTCCATGCCCAGGAAGTGGAGCTGGGGCCATCACAGAGCGACTGTTTGATGGGGGGCAATGAGTCTGAGGAAGCGCCCACGGCCCTGATGTCCAGGAAAACTGCTGTCTCCCAGTTTGAAGGGAAAGCCCTGGGGCTGGACAAGGCCATTCTCCACAGCATCGACTGCTGCG CCTCAGACGACACGAAAAAAAAGATGTACAGCTCCATCCTGGTGGTGGGTGGCGGCCTGATGTTCCACAAAGCCCAGGAATTCCTGCAGCACCGAATCCTCAACAAAATGCCCCCTTCCTTCAGAAGAGTTGTGGAAAACGTTGACGTCATCACGAGGCCGAAG GACATGGATCCGCGCCTGATTGCATGGAAGGGCGgggccgtgctggcctgtctggaCACCACCCAGGAGCTGTGGATCTACCAGCGGGAATGGCAGCGCTTCGGAGTCCGCATGCTGCGCGAGCGAGCGGCCTTTGTGTGGTGA